Proteins co-encoded in one Armatimonadota bacterium genomic window:
- a CDS encoding ABC transporter permease, giving the protein MLLQYAWKGFWRRRTRSMLAIIGIVLSVGLLVAVVTITRSVEQAVASSLDAAGADMVIQKRVKACPFSIIKLPKDLATIPADVVAKLAEDEAVQEATGVLELWAFHIDENAAPSAGGSDLGFPKPGGTAMQEDSQGLPMIGGKALQPTVVAGIDPSKKTIGPVRIATREEVGEDETCCAVTKGRYLVPNDDYHAMITEDYAKAKGLTVGDYIPLGLEHKFEVVALLDVSASARIAGAEAFIPLATAQELLGQGEVVDTIFVSLAHAKGTERVSELASQLIGQNVSITTESDVDAGTAALASVTRHSLLAISGFVLFFALLILVRNALDNVAQRVDEVGLMKAIGWRNADVARLFVVEAVYAALIGGVIGSVLGSIAGWAYGRMAELELPASLTSFPPCSTTPAPLALRLSTDPQPAVFLLGLGMALLIGAIAGLAASSRAAKLDPVDALRRL; this is encoded by the coding sequence CGTGGAACAGGCCGTGGCCTCCTCTTTGGATGCCGCCGGCGCCGATATGGTCATTCAGAAGCGGGTCAAGGCCTGCCCCTTCAGCATCATCAAGCTCCCCAAGGACCTCGCCACCATCCCCGCCGATGTGGTCGCAAAGCTGGCCGAAGACGAAGCGGTCCAAGAGGCCACCGGGGTCCTGGAACTGTGGGCCTTTCACATTGACGAGAATGCCGCCCCATCGGCCGGGGGCAGCGACCTGGGTTTCCCAAAACCCGGCGGGACGGCGATGCAGGAGGATAGCCAGGGCCTGCCCATGATCGGCGGCAAGGCTCTCCAACCTACGGTTGTCGCGGGCATTGACCCCTCGAAGAAGACCATCGGCCCGGTGCGTATCGCCACCCGTGAGGAAGTGGGCGAGGACGAGACCTGCTGCGCCGTGACCAAGGGCCGCTATCTCGTGCCCAATGACGATTACCATGCGATGATCACCGAGGACTATGCGAAGGCCAAGGGGCTGACGGTGGGCGACTATATCCCCCTGGGGCTGGAGCACAAGTTCGAAGTGGTGGCGCTCCTGGATGTGAGCGCCTCGGCGCGCATTGCCGGCGCGGAAGCTTTCATCCCCCTGGCCACCGCCCAGGAGCTTCTCGGGCAGGGTGAAGTGGTGGACACCATTTTCGTCTCCCTGGCTCATGCGAAAGGCACCGAGCGGGTGAGTGAGCTGGCGTCTCAGTTGATCGGCCAGAACGTGAGCATCACCACGGAGAGCGATGTGGACGCGGGCACTGCAGCATTGGCTTCCGTGACCCGCCATTCCCTCCTGGCGATCTCCGGATTCGTCCTGTTTTTCGCTTTGCTGATCCTGGTGCGTAATGCTCTGGACAATGTGGCCCAACGGGTGGATGAAGTCGGCCTGATGAAGGCCATCGGTTGGCGCAATGCGGACGTCGCCCGGTTATTCGTGGTGGAAGCGGTGTATGCGGCATTGATCGGCGGGGTGATCGGCAGCGTGCTGGGGAGTATCGCAGGCTGGGCATACGGGCGCATGGCGGAGCTTGAATTGCCGGCATCGCTTACCAGCTTTCCGCCGTGTTCGACGACCCCGGCACCGCTTGCCTTGCGCCTGTCCACGGATCCGCAGCCGGCAGTTTTCCTGCTGGGTCTTGGGATGGCGCTGTTGATCGGGGCGATTGCGGGTCTTGCGGCTTCGAGCAGAGCGGCGAAGCTGGACCCGGTGGATGCCTTGCGGAGGCTGTAG